Proteins found in one Zea mays cultivar B73 chromosome 1, Zm-B73-REFERENCE-NAM-5.0, whole genome shotgun sequence genomic segment:
- the LOC103645186 gene encoding probable E3 ubiquitin-protein ligase ARI8 isoform X1, translating into MDSDVEMNAASDEEVMDDEDYYDYCYSDVGDDGDGGSEEELVPVDYDEGLEAEGTDEVVSRREQTFVVLNEEVISERQEEDVSKVSAVLLITREEACALLHHYKWNISKLSDEWFADEEKVRHTVGLLLNGNHEPGSRKLTCGICFEGYSSDTMSSAGCAHFYCHECWEGYISAAIGGGPGCLSLRCPDPSCSAMVLQGMVNELAKDEDKAKYARFLLRAYVEGSKKTKWCPAPDCTCAVEFLGDENYDVSCNCKFSFCWNCTEEAHRPVNCETVSKWILKNSAESENMNWILANSKPCPKCKRPIEKNQGCMHMTCTPPCKFEFCWLCLGAWSDHGERTGGFYACNRYESAKKEGVYDETESRRERAKNSLERYMHYYERWASNQTSRQKAQADLLKAEKDQLANLTYIYGIPETQLKFIIEAWSQIIECRRVLKWTYAYGYYLDDKVKSDFFEYLQGLLFLFHVDIINGFIIPCGNPWNILESNYLTGEAESGLERLHQCAEKDLHNFLTPVKFESTETTTPTVAEFGEFRVKLAGLTSVTRNYFENLVQALEAGLEDVHATAQAAGTSIAGTSSKKGGTKSKKKQHTKPSSDHTDDGWPCERCTFLNPPSVVVCSVCEKSRY; encoded by the exons ATGGACTCCGACGTGGAGATGAACGCCGCCAGCGACGAGGAGGTGATGGACGATGAGGATTACTACGACTACTGCTACAGCGACGTGGGTGACGACGGCGACGGCGGGAGCGAGGAGGAGCTGGTGCCCGTGGACTACGACGAGGGCCTTGAGGCCGAGGGTACCGACGAGGTGGTGTCCAGACGCGAGCAG ACATTTGTGGTTCTAAATGAAGAAGTTATATCTGAGCGTCAAGAGGAAGATGTAAGCAAGGTATCAGCCGTGTTACTGATTACAAGGGAAGAGGCATGTGCCCTCCTGCATCACTATAAATG GAACATCAGCAAGTTGAGTGATGAATGGTTTGCAGATGAAGAAAAAGTCCGCCATACTGTTGGCTTACTTTTGAATGGAAATCATGAGCCCGGCTCTAGGAAG CTAACCTGTGGAATATGTTTTGAAGGGTATTCTTCTGATACGATGAGCTCTGCTGGTTGTGCTCATTTTTATTGCCATGAATGTTGGGAag GCTACATTAGCGCTGCAATAGGTGGTGGTCCAGGATGTTTGTCTTTGCGATGTCCTGATCCATCATGCAGTGCTATGGTTCTTCAAGGGATGGTTAATGAATTAGCTAAAGATGAGGACAAAGCAAAGTACGCACGATTTCTCTTACGTGCATACGTTGAAGGTAGCAAGAAG ACTAAATGGTGTCCAGCTCCTGACTGTACATGTGCTGTGGAGTTTCTTggtgatgaaaactatgatgtctCATGCAATTGCAAGTTCAGCTTTTGCTGGAAT TGCACTGAGGAAGCTCATCGACCAGTGAACTGCGAGACTGTTTCTAAGTGGATATTAAAGAATAGTGCAGAATCTGAAAATATGAACTG GATACTGGCTAATTCTAAGCCCTGTCCGAAGTGCAAACGACCGATAGAGAAAAACCAGGGATGCATGCATATGACATGCACCCCTCCTTGTAAATTCGAATTTTGCTG GTTATGTCTGGGCGCATGGTCAGatcatggagagagaacaggtggctTTTATGCTTGCAATCGTTATGAATCAGCAAAGAAAGAGGGAGTT TATGATGAGACTGAATCAAGGAGGGAAAGAGCTAAAAACTCTCTGGAGAGATATATGCATTACTATGAGCGCTGGGCATCCAATCAGACA TCGAGGCAGAAGGCCCAAGCAGATCTGCTAAAAGCGGAAAAGGATCAG CTTGCAAATCTAACATACATTTACGGGATACCAGAGACCCAACTTAAGTTCATAATTGAAGCTTGGTCACAG ATTATAGAATGCAGGCGAGTGCTGAAATGGACATATGCTTATGGCTACTATCTGGATGATAAGGTCAAGAGTGATTTTTTTGAGTATCTGCAAGGTTTGTTATTTCTATTTCATGTTGACATTATTAATGGGTTTATCATTCCTTGTGGGAACCCTTGGAACATCCTTGAATCTAATTATTTGACAGGTGAGGCTGAGTCTGGTTTGGAACGTCTGCATCAGTGCGCTGAGAAAGACTTGCACAATTTTTTGACTCCTGTGAAATTTGAGAGCACTGAAACGACGACCCCTACAGTGGCTGAATTTGGTGAATTCCGGGTGAAGCTTGCTGGGCTCACAAG CGTTACTCGGAATTACTTTGAGAACCTTGTTCAAGCTTTGGAAGCTGGGTTGGAGGATGTCCACGCCACTGCCCAGGCTGCTGGTACATCCATCGCCGGCACCAGCTCCAAGAAAGGAGGAACTAAATCCAAGAAGAAACAGCACACTAAGCCATCGTCTGACCACACTGATGATGGTTGGCCCTGCGAGCGCTGCACATTTCTTAACCCTCCCTCAGTGGTTGTGTGCAGCGTCTGCGAAAAGAGTAGGTACTAG
- the LOC103645186 gene encoding probable E3 ubiquitin-protein ligase ARI8 isoform X2 encodes MDSDVEMNAASDEEVMDDEDYYDYCYSDVGDDGDGGSEEELVPVDYDEGLEAEGTDEVVSRREQTFVVLNEEVISERQEEDVSKVSAVLLITREEACALLHHYKWNISKLSDEWFADEEKVRHTVGLLLNGNHEPGSRKLTCGICFEGYSSDTMSSAGCAHFYCHECWEGYISAAIGGGPGCLSLRCPDPSCSAMVLQGMVNELAKDEDKAKYARFLLRAYVEGSKKTKWCPAPDCTCAVEFLGDENYDVSCNCKFSFCWNCTEEAHRPVNCETVSKWILKNSAESENMNWILANSKPCPKCKRPIEKNQGCMHMTCTPPCKFEFCWLCLGAWSDHGERTGGFYACNRYESAKKEGVYDETESRRERAKNSLERYMHYYERWASNQTSRQKAQADLLKAEKDQLANLTYIYGIPETQLKFIIEAWSQIIECRRVLKWTYAYGYYLDDKVKSDFFEYLQGEAESGLERLHQCAEKDLHNFLTPVKFESTETTTPTVAEFGEFRVKLAGLTSVTRNYFENLVQALEAGLEDVHATAQAAGTSIAGTSSKKGGTKSKKKQHTKPSSDHTDDGWPCERCTFLNPPSVVVCSVCEKSRY; translated from the exons ATGGACTCCGACGTGGAGATGAACGCCGCCAGCGACGAGGAGGTGATGGACGATGAGGATTACTACGACTACTGCTACAGCGACGTGGGTGACGACGGCGACGGCGGGAGCGAGGAGGAGCTGGTGCCCGTGGACTACGACGAGGGCCTTGAGGCCGAGGGTACCGACGAGGTGGTGTCCAGACGCGAGCAG ACATTTGTGGTTCTAAATGAAGAAGTTATATCTGAGCGTCAAGAGGAAGATGTAAGCAAGGTATCAGCCGTGTTACTGATTACAAGGGAAGAGGCATGTGCCCTCCTGCATCACTATAAATG GAACATCAGCAAGTTGAGTGATGAATGGTTTGCAGATGAAGAAAAAGTCCGCCATACTGTTGGCTTACTTTTGAATGGAAATCATGAGCCCGGCTCTAGGAAG CTAACCTGTGGAATATGTTTTGAAGGGTATTCTTCTGATACGATGAGCTCTGCTGGTTGTGCTCATTTTTATTGCCATGAATGTTGGGAag GCTACATTAGCGCTGCAATAGGTGGTGGTCCAGGATGTTTGTCTTTGCGATGTCCTGATCCATCATGCAGTGCTATGGTTCTTCAAGGGATGGTTAATGAATTAGCTAAAGATGAGGACAAAGCAAAGTACGCACGATTTCTCTTACGTGCATACGTTGAAGGTAGCAAGAAG ACTAAATGGTGTCCAGCTCCTGACTGTACATGTGCTGTGGAGTTTCTTggtgatgaaaactatgatgtctCATGCAATTGCAAGTTCAGCTTTTGCTGGAAT TGCACTGAGGAAGCTCATCGACCAGTGAACTGCGAGACTGTTTCTAAGTGGATATTAAAGAATAGTGCAGAATCTGAAAATATGAACTG GATACTGGCTAATTCTAAGCCCTGTCCGAAGTGCAAACGACCGATAGAGAAAAACCAGGGATGCATGCATATGACATGCACCCCTCCTTGTAAATTCGAATTTTGCTG GTTATGTCTGGGCGCATGGTCAGatcatggagagagaacaggtggctTTTATGCTTGCAATCGTTATGAATCAGCAAAGAAAGAGGGAGTT TATGATGAGACTGAATCAAGGAGGGAAAGAGCTAAAAACTCTCTGGAGAGATATATGCATTACTATGAGCGCTGGGCATCCAATCAGACA TCGAGGCAGAAGGCCCAAGCAGATCTGCTAAAAGCGGAAAAGGATCAG CTTGCAAATCTAACATACATTTACGGGATACCAGAGACCCAACTTAAGTTCATAATTGAAGCTTGGTCACAG ATTATAGAATGCAGGCGAGTGCTGAAATGGACATATGCTTATGGCTACTATCTGGATGATAAGGTCAAGAGTGATTTTTTTGAGTATCTGCAAG GTGAGGCTGAGTCTGGTTTGGAACGTCTGCATCAGTGCGCTGAGAAAGACTTGCACAATTTTTTGACTCCTGTGAAATTTGAGAGCACTGAAACGACGACCCCTACAGTGGCTGAATTTGGTGAATTCCGGGTGAAGCTTGCTGGGCTCACAAG CGTTACTCGGAATTACTTTGAGAACCTTGTTCAAGCTTTGGAAGCTGGGTTGGAGGATGTCCACGCCACTGCCCAGGCTGCTGGTACATCCATCGCCGGCACCAGCTCCAAGAAAGGAGGAACTAAATCCAAGAAGAAACAGCACACTAAGCCATCGTCTGACCACACTGATGATGGTTGGCCCTGCGAGCGCTGCACATTTCTTAACCCTCCCTCAGTGGTTGTGTGCAGCGTCTGCGAAAAGAGTAGGTACTAG